One Candidatus Afararchaeum irisae DNA segment encodes these proteins:
- the sucC gene encoding ADP-forming succinate--CoA ligase subunit beta — protein sequence MRLHEYQAKEIFADAGIPTPEGVVVSTPEDAREAADEIGGTVAVKAQVHVGGRGKAGGIKIASSPDEAEEAADEIIGMDLKGHTVEEVLIEEGVDIEEEFYVGITMDRGEGQGVAMVSSKGGVNIEEVAEEEPEAIAQNHIDPAYGLQGFEARECVYNTDIPDEATRGVSAVLSTLYEIWDENDAEDAEINPLMLTGDGDLIAADAVLNIDGSSLYRHEDLAELEEESFDDEFEAKASEEGFDYVRLDGNVGIIGNGAGLVMTTLDLVDHFGGKPANFLDIGGGARADRVQSALELVFDDENVDAVLFNIFGGITRCDEVAQGINEALESFDELPKPLVVRLTGTNETEGREILTERVETREELEDAVKTAVELAETGGDQ from the coding sequence ATGAGGCTACACGAATATCAGGCTAAGGAGATCTTCGCCGACGCGGGGATTCCGACGCCCGAAGGCGTCGTCGTCTCGACGCCCGAGGACGCGCGAGAAGCCGCCGACGAGATAGGAGGAACCGTCGCGGTCAAGGCACAGGTTCACGTAGGAGGACGTGGAAAGGCGGGCGGAATAAAGATAGCTTCGTCACCCGACGAGGCTGAGGAAGCCGCCGACGAGATAATCGGGATGGATCTCAAGGGTCACACCGTCGAGGAGGTTCTCATCGAGGAAGGAGTCGACATCGAAGAGGAGTTCTACGTCGGGATCACGATGGATCGCGGAGAGGGTCAGGGTGTCGCTATGGTCTCGTCAAAGGGCGGTGTCAACATAGAGGAGGTCGCCGAGGAGGAGCCCGAGGCGATAGCACAGAACCACATCGATCCTGCCTACGGATTACAGGGATTCGAGGCTCGTGAGTGCGTCTACAACACCGACATACCCGACGAGGCGACGAGAGGCGTCTCGGCTGTACTCTCGACACTCTACGAGATATGGGACGAGAACGACGCAGAGGACGCCGAGATAAACCCCCTGATGCTCACGGGAGACGGCGACCTGATCGCAGCCGACGCAGTCCTCAACATAGACGGATCGTCTCTCTACAGACACGAGGATCTCGCCGAGCTCGAAGAGGAGTCCTTCGACGACGAGTTCGAGGCTAAGGCGAGCGAAGAGGGGTTCGACTACGTCCGTCTCGACGGAAACGTCGGAATAATAGGAAACGGAGCGGGTCTCGTGATGACGACTCTCGACCTCGTAGACCACTTCGGAGGCAAGCCCGCCAACTTCCTCGACATAGGAGGAGGAGCGCGCGCGGATCGCGTCCAGTCGGCACTCGAACTCGTCTTCGACGACGAGAACGTCGACGCAGTCCTCTTCAACATCTTCGGAGGAATCACGAGATGTGACGAGGTCGCACAGGGAATAAACGAGGCTCTCGAAAGCTTCGACGAGCTTCCGAAGCCACTCGTCGTACGTCTCACGGGTACAAACGAGACCGAGGGAAGAGAGATACTCACCGAGAGGGTCGAGACACGTGAGGAGCTTGAGGACGCCGTAAAGACAGCAGTTGAACTCGCCGAAACAGGAGGTGACCAGTAA
- the sucD gene encoding succinate--CoA ligase subunit alpha: MSALVDEDTRVIVQGITGSEGKFHAEQMMEYGTNVVAGVTPGKGGQEELGVPVYDTVKEAAEEEDANTSIIFVPPAFAGDAVMESLDADLDLSIAITEGIPVHDMVRVNRRLQEVDTHLVGPNCPGVITPGESKVGIMPGNIFESGKVGLVSRSGTLTYQIVDSLTRRGIGQSTAIGIGGDPIIGTSFTDALQHFENDDETEAVALVGEIGGSDEEEAAEWVAENMSKPVAGFIAGRTAPPGKQMGHAGAIVSGSSGTAESKIAAFEEAGIEVADTPDEVADAIEEML, translated from the coding sequence ATGAGCGCACTAGTCGACGAAGACACGCGTGTGATAGTACAGGGAATAACCGGAAGCGAAGGTAAGTTCCACGCCGAACAGATGATGGAGTACGGCACCAACGTAGTCGCTGGTGTCACTCCCGGAAAGGGCGGACAGGAGGAGCTCGGGGTTCCCGTCTACGACACTGTCAAGGAAGCCGCCGAGGAGGAGGACGCCAACACCTCGATAATCTTCGTGCCTCCCGCCTTCGCCGGAGACGCTGTGATGGAGAGTCTCGACGCTGACCTCGACCTTTCGATAGCGATAACCGAGGGAATACCCGTCCACGACATGGTACGTGTCAACCGCCGTCTCCAGGAGGTCGACACACATCTCGTCGGACCCAACTGCCCCGGAGTCATAACCCCTGGTGAGTCGAAGGTCGGAATAATGCCCGGCAACATATTCGAGAGCGGCAAGGTGGGTCTCGTCTCGCGCTCGGGTACACTGACCTACCAGATAGTCGACTCCCTCACGAGGAGAGGAATAGGACAGAGCACCGCTATAGGAATAGGCGGAGATCCTATAATAGGGACGTCTTTCACCGACGCTCTCCAGCATTTCGAGAACGACGACGAGACAGAGGCTGTCGCTCTCGTGGGTGAGATAGGAGGCTCCGACGAGGAGGAAGCCGCCGAGTGGGTCGCAGAAAACATGTCGAAGCCCGTCGCGGGATTCATAGCAGGAAGGACAGCACCTCCCGGTAAGCAGATGGGACACGCAGGAGCCATAGTCAGCGGAAGCTCCGGAACTGCCGAGTCGAAGATCGCTGCGTTCGAGGAAGCAGGCATAGAGGTCGCCGACACTCCCGACGAGGTCGCCGACGCCATCGAAGAGATGCTGTAA